A part of Quatrionicoccus australiensis genomic DNA contains:
- a CDS encoding PilT/PilU family type 4a pilus ATPase: MILDKLFQLMSEKQASDIFISAGAPIHIKIHGNTLPVNQQMMLPDMIEKIAHELMSPEQIKTFEATSEMNLSFGVPQVGNFRVNIFKQRGSVSIVVRFILGNIPPLDTLGVPPVLAEMIMEKRGLILIVGATGSGKSTTIAAMLDHRNANRNGHILTIEDPIEFLFKHKRSIVNQREIGMDTADWNVALKNAMRQAPDCILIGEIRDKETMQAAVAYAQTGHLCLATLHANNSYHALNRIISFFPPENRPALFLDLSVSLRAIVSQRLVKKPDGKLLPTCEVMLNTRHISELIERGEVQAIKDAMEQTLTPGSQTFEQDLFRLYHEGTITLDEALANADSPTNLSWLINNSEISSSTPEEDKAAELALDFDSTNSGGTSFKEFALSLADDDETPQ, from the coding sequence ATGATCCTCGACAAACTGTTCCAGCTGATGTCGGAAAAGCAGGCGTCGGATATTTTCATATCCGCCGGTGCGCCCATCCATATCAAGATCCATGGCAATACCCTGCCGGTCAACCAGCAGATGATGTTGCCCGACATGATCGAGAAGATCGCCCACGAACTGATGTCGCCGGAGCAGATCAAGACCTTCGAGGCCACGTCGGAGATGAATCTCTCCTTCGGCGTGCCGCAGGTCGGCAACTTCCGGGTGAATATCTTCAAGCAGCGCGGCTCGGTCAGCATCGTCGTCCGCTTCATTCTCGGCAACATTCCACCGCTCGACACGCTCGGCGTGCCGCCGGTGCTGGCCGAGATGATCATGGAAAAACGCGGCCTGATCCTGATCGTCGGCGCCACCGGCTCCGGCAAGTCGACGACCATCGCCGCCATGCTCGATCACCGCAACGCCAACCGCAATGGTCATATCCTGACCATCGAGGACCCGATCGAGTTCCTGTTCAAGCACAAGCGTTCCATCGTCAATCAGCGCGAAATCGGCATGGATACTGCCGACTGGAACGTGGCGCTGAAGAACGCCATGCGCCAGGCGCCGGACTGCATCCTGATCGGCGAAATCCGCGACAAGGAAACCATGCAGGCCGCCGTTGCCTACGCGCAGACCGGCCACCTCTGCCTGGCCACGCTACACGCCAACAATTCGTACCATGCGCTGAACCGCATCATCAGCTTCTTCCCGCCCGAGAACCGGCCGGCGCTCTTCCTCGACCTCTCGGTCAGCCTGCGCGCCATCGTTTCGCAACGCCTGGTCAAGAAACCGGACGGCAAACTGCTGCCGACTTGCGAGGTCATGCTCAATACCCGCCACATCAGCGAACTGATCGAACGCGGCGAAGTCCAGGCGATCAAGGATGCCATGGAGCAGACGCTGACCCCGGGTTCGCAGACCTTCGAGCAGGATCTCTTCCGCCTTTATCACGAAGGCACCATCACCCTCGACGAAGCCCTGGCCAACGCCGATTCGCCGACCAACCTGTCGTGGCTGATCAACAACTCCGAAATCAGCAGCAGCACGCCGGAAGAAGACAAAGCCGCCGAACTGGCACTCGATTTCGACAGCACCAACTCGGGCGGCACCTCCTTCAAGGAATTTGCGCTCAGCCTCGCCGACGACGACGAAACACCCCAATGA